The proteins below are encoded in one region of Micromonospora pisi:
- a CDS encoding polymorphic toxin-type HINT domain-containing protein gives MKKNLAGVRAFLALIVTAVMIVTNLHAPPAAATPATPRPSAQAENLPPIPVPPLVTEEWNGTAGVVTSNERWVQAVTDLAELTEEPEIRDAALKVLATGDAAAIRQFALMDMPVIDQQVRERKRLEAADRLARVRAMVGTGVPGGYFNAEVQRVLAGTDEDRKAFLAYGADIARARDDKAAGDSRERAAALRERLRVFAAAAPSGTQVKAAAQQALAGDDAAVAAFFATGYAAAARADSAAREQYLADLEARNKAAEELSDLAQRARRASEARAQMMVAHGNGVRALQRAANAMASAANAARHSQRVLAGPGTVASKAGDLAIDKALIATELDGVRLAAQQAQAAAAASRSAAQVLQETGLTYGVEWADIAEGMSQASQAAVGATTTAAHAVDATIATNNAQGAQAQAEARERQAVQWRQHAQEHAAAAAKLAAATAVEAAAATTAAARAKTAKEQAQAAEAKAWAEAAKTRQQRQAAEAQAGEAKRQRQIAEAERANADRYRVEAEQQAAIARNARSAADTQAAIADQARSKAESAEATARAAEQRAWDQEGVARQARDDAMAAERAEQTARARAQAMRAAAASVETEAERQEAQAQADEADRQAGIASSAARAARAQANTATGAAANARAASTQAQSAANLARAASQQSRAAAVAADSAADKAESSAQATHAARARADAEAAQATAEETKAAEAADTAQALAGQAADESVKSLWVADRTRDEAQAALTEAVAAAAQAEIAINAAAAARQSAAGIAEPANTAIGMVSPFTGADIDADFTQLVAQQALSIGQEQADAAAARASEAITAAENAEAAAARAAEEVRPAYTAAAQAARSAAAAATSVAEAKRAAAQAAADAAAARTAAAGAASADAQASVDAAAARKAANEAAEDAAIAGRNAQQAQQAASQANQAANSAEADAAAAQAAADRAEADAAAAQQAADEAQQAADSAATAAANALQHAIDAQKAADRAEEAARQRAAQELADAAANIPPDATEADLLQYLTPDELEQLRQAEQEAGMSILDFIKAEAWDLFLDLSGVGDIVSCIRDGNVVACLWSLVGLLGGIKAIRAGYKLVQLVPKLIAFLEKVKDAKKRRDTLRDIARRNKKKKDRDDECDVRARSNSFLSGTPVLLADGTSRPIEKVAVGDLVRATDPITGVTVAKPVTATIVGDGDKKLVDITVGATTITATHNHPFWVPELSQWVDAERLAPAQWLRTGAGTHVQITAVRHHDAQTRVHNLTVADLHTFYVVAGTASILVHNSDCEEIIWKNAYDARFPLRVPNPDEQDELPDPSIVRRSKDGRGPLADGCHHFVIMPNDEVRSVSDGILEALWDRSIWSGHTSIAGRDSQDKPNGVLMAGGIKVSDGKIVEFNRWSGHYQPQDYGDDDEMLEEISKRAFAAAGYGWFATYKGESLCED, from the coding sequence GTGAAGAAGAACTTGGCTGGAGTACGCGCGTTTTTGGCATTGATCGTCACTGCAGTGATGATCGTCACTAATTTGCACGCACCACCGGCTGCGGCCACCCCGGCTACCCCACGGCCGAGTGCGCAGGCCGAGAACCTGCCCCCGATTCCGGTTCCGCCGTTGGTAACCGAGGAGTGGAACGGCACCGCGGGTGTGGTGACCAGCAATGAGCGCTGGGTGCAGGCGGTGACTGATCTTGCGGAGCTGACCGAGGAGCCGGAGATCCGTGACGCCGCGTTGAAGGTGCTGGCGACCGGGGACGCGGCAGCGATCCGCCAGTTCGCGTTGATGGATATGCCGGTGATCGACCAGCAGGTGCGTGAGCGTAAGCGTCTGGAAGCTGCGGACCGGCTGGCGAGGGTCAGGGCGATGGTGGGCACCGGTGTGCCTGGTGGCTATTTCAACGCCGAGGTGCAGCGGGTGCTGGCCGGCACCGATGAGGACCGGAAGGCGTTTCTGGCTTACGGTGCCGACATCGCCCGTGCCCGTGACGACAAGGCGGCCGGTGACTCGCGGGAGCGGGCTGCGGCGTTGCGGGAGCGGTTGCGGGTGTTCGCGGCGGCGGCGCCGTCGGGTACGCAGGTGAAGGCTGCCGCCCAGCAGGCGCTGGCCGGCGATGACGCGGCGGTGGCCGCGTTCTTCGCTACCGGTTATGCGGCGGCGGCGAGGGCCGACTCCGCCGCACGGGAGCAGTACCTGGCGGATCTTGAGGCGCGGAACAAGGCGGCGGAGGAGCTTTCTGATCTGGCGCAGCGCGCCAGGCGGGCGTCCGAGGCGCGGGCGCAGATGATGGTCGCGCACGGTAACGGGGTCCGGGCGTTGCAGCGGGCCGCGAACGCGATGGCGAGTGCTGCCAATGCTGCCCGGCATAGTCAGCGGGTTCTCGCCGGGCCTGGCACGGTTGCGAGCAAGGCCGGCGATCTGGCTATCGACAAGGCGCTGATCGCCACCGAGTTGGACGGTGTCCGGCTGGCTGCCCAGCAGGCCCAGGCCGCGGCGGCCGCGTCTCGTTCGGCGGCGCAGGTCCTGCAGGAGACGGGGCTCACGTACGGCGTGGAGTGGGCTGATATCGCGGAGGGGATGAGCCAAGCTTCCCAGGCGGCTGTCGGCGCTACGACGACCGCCGCTCATGCGGTCGACGCCACGATCGCCACCAACAACGCGCAAGGGGCACAGGCGCAGGCTGAGGCCCGCGAGCGGCAGGCGGTGCAGTGGCGCCAGCACGCGCAGGAGCACGCTGCGGCGGCGGCGAAGTTGGCTGCGGCAACAGCCGTGGAGGCTGCTGCGGCAACCACCGCCGCCGCACGCGCCAAGACCGCTAAGGAACAGGCGCAAGCCGCCGAGGCCAAGGCTTGGGCGGAGGCGGCGAAGACTCGTCAGCAGCGGCAGGCGGCCGAGGCGCAGGCGGGCGAGGCGAAGCGGCAGCGTCAGATCGCCGAGGCGGAGCGGGCCAACGCCGACCGGTACCGGGTCGAGGCGGAGCAGCAGGCTGCCATCGCGCGTAATGCCCGCTCGGCCGCGGATACGCAGGCGGCCATCGCGGATCAGGCCCGGTCGAAGGCTGAATCGGCGGAGGCGACCGCTCGCGCAGCCGAACAGCGGGCGTGGGACCAGGAAGGCGTCGCGCGGCAGGCGCGCGACGACGCCATGGCCGCGGAGCGCGCGGAGCAGACCGCCAGGGCGAGGGCCCAGGCGATGCGGGCCGCCGCGGCGTCGGTTGAGACCGAAGCCGAACGCCAGGAAGCCCAGGCTCAGGCCGACGAGGCCGACCGGCAGGCCGGCATAGCAAGCTCGGCAGCGCGGGCAGCCCGCGCTCAGGCGAACACCGCCACCGGTGCCGCTGCCAACGCCCGTGCTGCCAGCACACAGGCGCAGAGTGCGGCCAACCTCGCCCGGGCCGCTAGCCAGCAGTCGCGTGCGGCGGCGGTCGCCGCGGACTCGGCAGCGGACAAGGCTGAGTCAAGCGCGCAGGCCACGCATGCGGCGCGGGCACGGGCTGACGCGGAGGCGGCGCAGGCGACCGCTGAGGAGACCAAGGCCGCTGAAGCCGCGGACACTGCCCAGGCTTTGGCCGGGCAGGCCGCCGACGAGTCCGTGAAGTCGCTGTGGGTGGCGGACCGCACGCGTGATGAGGCGCAGGCTGCCTTGACGGAGGCTGTGGCCGCCGCTGCACAGGCTGAGATCGCGATCAATGCGGCGGCTGCGGCCCGGCAGTCGGCGGCGGGCATCGCCGAGCCGGCCAACACCGCCATCGGCATGGTCAGCCCGTTCACCGGCGCCGACATCGACGCCGACTTCACCCAACTGGTCGCCCAGCAGGCCCTGAGCATCGGTCAGGAGCAGGCCGACGCGGCGGCCGCTCGCGCCAGTGAGGCGATCACCGCTGCCGAGAACGCCGAAGCGGCGGCGGCTCGTGCCGCCGAAGAGGTCAGGCCGGCCTACACCGCAGCGGCGCAGGCCGCTCGTTCGGCCGCCGCGGCCGCCACCTCCGTGGCCGAGGCGAAGCGGGCGGCGGCGCAGGCCGCAGCCGACGCCGCGGCGGCGCGTACCGCCGCAGCCGGTGCGGCCAGCGCCGACGCCCAGGCAAGCGTTGACGCTGCCGCCGCTCGCAAGGCGGCCAACGAGGCCGCCGAGGACGCCGCGATCGCCGGGCGCAACGCACAGCAGGCCCAGCAGGCCGCCAGCCAGGCCAATCAGGCCGCCAACAGCGCCGAGGCCGACGCTGCCGCCGCTCAGGCCGCCGCCGACCGGGCCGAGGCCGACGCTGCCGCCGCCCAGCAGGCGGCCGACGAGGCGCAACAGGCGGCGGACAGCGCCGCCACCGCGGCCGCCAACGCGCTCCAGCACGCCATCGACGCGCAGAAGGCCGCCGACCGGGCGGAGGAAGCCGCACGGCAGCGCGCCGCGCAGGAACTGGCCGACGCCGCAGCCAACATCCCCCCGGACGCGACCGAGGCCGACCTGCTGCAATACCTGACGCCGGACGAACTGGAGCAACTGCGCCAGGCCGAGCAGGAGGCCGGGATGAGCATCCTGGACTTCATCAAGGCCGAGGCGTGGGACCTGTTCCTGGACCTGTCCGGCGTCGGGGACATCGTGTCCTGCATCCGCGACGGCAACGTCGTGGCCTGCCTGTGGAGCCTGGTCGGCCTGCTCGGCGGGATCAAGGCGATCCGCGCCGGCTACAAACTCGTCCAGCTCGTACCCAAGCTGATCGCGTTCCTCGAAAAGGTCAAGGACGCGAAGAAGCGGCGGGACACGCTGCGCGACATCGCCCGGCGCAACAAGAAGAAAAAGGACCGCGACGACGAGTGCGATGTCCGCGCCCGAAGCAACAGCTTCCTGAGCGGCACCCCGGTGCTGCTCGCGGACGGTACCAGCCGGCCCATCGAGAAGGTGGCGGTCGGCGACCTGGTGCGAGCCACCGATCCGATCACCGGTGTCACCGTCGCCAAACCGGTAACCGCCACCATCGTCGGCGACGGCGACAAGAAGCTCGTCGACATCACCGTCGGCGCCACCACGATCACCGCCACTCACAACCACCCGTTCTGGGTCCCGGAGCTGTCGCAGTGGGTCGACGCCGAACGGCTGGCGCCTGCGCAGTGGCTACGCACCGGCGCCGGCACCCATGTCCAGATCACCGCGGTGCGACACCACGACGCGCAGACCCGCGTCCACAACCTCACCGTCGCCGACCTGCACACCTTCTACGTGGTCGCCGGGACCGCCTCGATCCTGGTCCACAACAGCGACTGCGAAGAGATCATCTGGAAGAACGCCTACGACGCTCGATTCCCGCTCCGCGTTCCGAATCCCGACGAGCAGGATGAGCTGCCTGATCCTTCGATCGTCCGGCGGAGCAAAGACGGGCGAGGGCCACTCGCCGACGGCTGCCACCACTTCGTGATCATGCCGAATGACGAGGTCAGGTCGGTCTCCGACGGCATTCTCGAAGCTCTGTGGGACCGGAGCATCTGGTCGGGTCACACGAGCATCGCAGGACGGGACAGTCAGGACAAGCCGAACGGTGTGCTCATGGCGGGAGGTATCAAGGTTTCCGACGGAAAAATCGTCGAGTTCAACCGGTGGTCCGGCCACTATCAGCCGCAGGATTACGGAGATGACGACGAGATGCTTGAAGAGATCTCGAAGCGTGCGTTCGCGGCGGCCGGTTACGGCTGGTTCGCGACTTACAAGGGCGAGTCGCTGTGCGAGGACTGA
- a CDS encoding IS5 family transposase: protein MGERAAYPSDLTDEQWAVVGPFLQAWKTRHPSVSGHRGRYELREIVNAIFYQNRTGCQWAYLPHDLPPRSATYYYFALWRDDGTDQVIHDLLRCQARERAGRAEDPTAVVLDTQSIRAANHVPAATTGKDAAKKVPGRKRGLAVDALGLIIAVVVTAASVTDNTIGVKLLDKVVAHTPTVTKAWVDAGFKDDVAIHGAVRGIDVEQVRRSDTTAGFVPVKRRWVVEQTNGTLMLHRRLVREYESRPASAVSRTWWASTANLVRRLTGTNTPSWRDPGHQR from the coding sequence ATGGGTGAGCGGGCGGCGTATCCGAGTGACCTGACCGACGAGCAGTGGGCGGTGGTCGGACCGTTCCTGCAGGCGTGGAAGACAAGGCATCCGTCGGTGTCGGGGCATCGGGGCCGCTATGAGTTGCGGGAGATCGTGAACGCGATCTTCTACCAGAACCGGACTGGTTGTCAGTGGGCGTACCTGCCGCACGATCTGCCGCCGAGGTCCGCGACGTACTACTACTTCGCGTTGTGGCGTGACGACGGCACCGACCAGGTGATTCATGATCTGTTGCGCTGTCAGGCGCGGGAGAGGGCCGGCCGGGCGGAGGATCCGACCGCGGTGGTGTTGGACACCCAGTCGATCCGGGCGGCCAACCACGTCCCGGCCGCGACGACCGGTAAGGACGCTGCGAAGAAGGTGCCGGGCCGTAAACGTGGCCTTGCTGTTGACGCCCTGGGGTTGATCATCGCGGTGGTGGTCACCGCCGCGTCGGTCACCGACAACACGATCGGCGTGAAACTGCTGGACAAAGTCGTGGCTCACACGCCGACGGTGACCAAGGCATGGGTGGACGCCGGGTTCAAAGACGACGTGGCGATCCACGGCGCGGTCCGCGGTATCGACGTCGAGCAGGTCAGACGGTCCGACACGACGGCCGGGTTCGTGCCGGTCAAGCGCCGGTGGGTGGTCGAGCAGACCAACGGCACGTTGATGCTGCACCGCCGCCTGGTCCGCGAGTACGAGAGCCGCCCTGCCTCGGCGGTGTCTCGAACCTGGTGGGCGTCCACGGCGAACCTGGTCCGCCGGCTGACCGGCACCAACACCCCGTCCTGGCGCGACCCAGGCCACCAGCGGTGA
- a CDS encoding helix-turn-helix domain-containing protein — MFLDTLLGELPWWNRAWRVAEVAEVRKSSSALALPPGEVQVVEVTVRGSLGGDAGEVQSFSARVRLLEDRLLRWQMKVGDTVIGPAVAPAGEPEPHPFGAVFQMLVEMRGLSLREVAWRAGRADSTIMKLRRGALVPERALIDQLARELNVPAANLALIAGVDPADPGRA, encoded by the coding sequence ATGTTCCTTGACACGCTGCTGGGCGAGCTGCCGTGGTGGAATCGCGCCTGGCGGGTAGCCGAGGTGGCAGAAGTGCGTAAGAGTTCTTCAGCTCTGGCCCTTCCGCCCGGGGAGGTGCAGGTGGTCGAGGTGACCGTGCGGGGTTCCCTCGGCGGCGACGCCGGCGAGGTTCAGTCGTTCTCTGCGCGGGTGAGGCTCCTGGAAGACCGGCTCCTCCGTTGGCAGATGAAGGTCGGGGACACGGTCATCGGACCGGCGGTCGCGCCGGCGGGGGAACCGGAGCCGCACCCGTTCGGCGCCGTGTTCCAGATGCTGGTGGAGATGCGCGGCCTGTCGTTGCGAGAGGTGGCCTGGCGGGCCGGGCGAGCCGACTCGACGATCATGAAACTCCGTCGCGGAGCCCTGGTTCCCGAACGGGCGCTGATCGACCAACTGGCGCGGGAGTTGAACGTGCCGGCAGCGAATCTCGCCCTCATCGCCGGAGTGGACCCGGCCGACCCGGGCCGGGCATAG
- a CDS encoding nucleotidyltransferase family protein, whose amino-acid sequence MEPGLRAGLHSERVRDVDISFFDPDDLSRGSDDQATRRLYVAWPEVSGRPATRQLSSGRSGGDLVSPLLSIADAVGTWPENAGVPVRLELVGGIETCATVGLNYLLAGVGHRNPRRLSLEASRARLPATDRPISGRWCR is encoded by the coding sequence TTGGAGCCAGGTCTACGGGCCGGGCTTCACTCGGAGCGGGTACGAGATGTCGACATCTCGTTCTTCGACCCAGACGATCTCAGTCGCGGTAGCGACGATCAGGCAACGCGACGGCTGTATGTCGCCTGGCCGGAGGTGTCTGGGAGGCCTGCAACCAGGCAGCTATCCAGCGGGAGGTCCGGCGGCGATCTGGTCAGCCCGCTGCTGAGCATCGCCGACGCCGTCGGCACCTGGCCCGAGAACGCTGGCGTCCCGGTTCGTCTCGAGCTGGTGGGTGGCATCGAGACCTGCGCTACGGTCGGCCTGAACTACCTACTGGCCGGCGTAGGGCACCGCAACCCTCGACGTCTCAGCTTGGAGGCGTCTCGTGCCCGGCTTCCCGCCACTGATCGGCCGATCAGTGGCCGCTGGTGCAGGTGA
- a CDS encoding heavy metal translocating P-type ATPase, translating to MLTDARLRPDSAVITQGAPRRRRTPLWALAEARWAAAAVGLFAAGGVLQLAGGPPWSWWTLYLACYAAGGWEPGLAGLRALRHKTLDVDLLMVIAAIGAASIGQVFDGALLIVIFATSGALEAFATQRTADSVRSLLDLAPPRVTRVDAFGGEEAIDVADLAVADVILIRPGERIGADGHVLDGASEVDQATITGEPLPVAKCTGDEVFAGTFNGTGALRVRVAKSATDTVVARIVAMVEEASVTKAPTQLFIEKVEQRYSLGVVVATLALFGIPLALGEDLTTSLLRAMTFMIVASPCAVVLATMPPLLAAMATAGRHGVLIKSAVVMERLAQTGQVAFDKTGTLTEGSPQVAVIRVVPGGLLDDSDQVLAMAAAAEQPSEHPLAAATLAAARDRELTVPASADFTSLPGRGVTARVEGREVAVGSPAHLLSDGHQIARRLTEELEDDGHTAVVVLVDGDPVGVLGIADRIRPAAAETSARIAALTGRAPVLLTGDNARAAVRIASQVGVHDIRAGLLPEAKVAAVHELQADGTHLLVVGDGINDAPALAAAHIGIAMGRVGSDLAIEAADAVVVRDDLTTIPAVIELSRRARRYVIANLVIAGSVITVLATWDIIGHLPLPLGVAGHEGSTIIVGLNGLRLLRRDAWPVGRSAMWRARLNERKGQTGVDGGQPALRSRRH from the coding sequence GTGCTGACCGATGCGCGGCTCCGGCCGGATTCAGCTGTGATTACTCAGGGTGCCCCTCGGAGGCGCCGTACTCCGCTGTGGGCGCTGGCCGAGGCGCGCTGGGCGGCCGCCGCCGTGGGTCTGTTCGCGGCCGGCGGGGTTCTACAACTGGCGGGTGGACCGCCATGGTCGTGGTGGACGCTGTACCTCGCCTGCTACGCCGCCGGTGGTTGGGAGCCGGGTTTGGCCGGGCTGCGGGCGCTGCGGCACAAGACGCTCGACGTGGACCTGCTGATGGTTATCGCCGCGATCGGGGCGGCGTCGATCGGGCAGGTGTTCGACGGCGCGTTGCTTATCGTCATCTTCGCCACCTCGGGCGCCCTGGAGGCATTTGCCACTCAACGCACGGCCGACTCGGTCCGTAGCCTGCTGGATCTCGCTCCGCCGCGCGTCACCAGGGTGGATGCGTTCGGCGGTGAGGAGGCAATTGACGTGGCTGACCTGGCGGTCGCCGACGTGATCCTGATCCGCCCCGGTGAGCGGATCGGCGCCGACGGTCACGTACTCGACGGTGCCAGCGAGGTAGACCAGGCCACCATCACCGGCGAGCCGTTACCGGTAGCCAAGTGCACAGGCGACGAGGTGTTCGCCGGTACCTTCAATGGCACCGGTGCCCTGCGGGTACGGGTGGCGAAATCGGCTACCGACACCGTGGTGGCCCGCATCGTGGCCATGGTAGAAGAGGCATCGGTCACGAAGGCACCGACGCAGCTGTTCATCGAGAAGGTCGAACAGCGTTACTCACTCGGCGTTGTCGTCGCGACGCTGGCACTGTTCGGGATTCCATTGGCGCTCGGTGAGGATCTCACGACATCGTTGCTGCGCGCCATGACCTTCATGATCGTCGCGTCGCCCTGCGCGGTGGTGCTTGCCACCATGCCACCCCTGCTGGCGGCGATGGCCACCGCCGGCCGTCATGGTGTGCTGATCAAGTCCGCAGTCGTGATGGAGCGCCTTGCCCAGACCGGCCAGGTGGCGTTCGACAAGACCGGCACGCTCACCGAAGGCAGCCCGCAAGTGGCCGTCATTCGGGTGGTGCCCGGTGGCCTACTCGACGACAGCGACCAAGTTCTCGCGATGGCCGCCGCCGCGGAGCAACCCAGTGAACACCCGTTGGCCGCTGCGACGCTCGCTGCCGCGCGGGACCGGGAACTGACGGTGCCGGCTTCGGCCGACTTCACCTCACTGCCCGGGCGGGGCGTGACCGCCCGCGTCGAGGGGCGCGAGGTAGCCGTAGGCAGCCCGGCCCATCTGCTTTCCGACGGCCATCAGATCGCCCGCCGACTGACCGAGGAGTTGGAGGACGACGGGCATACCGCGGTTGTCGTACTCGTGGATGGTGACCCGGTCGGCGTGCTCGGCATCGCCGACCGGATTCGTCCGGCTGCCGCCGAGACCAGCGCTCGGATCGCGGCGCTGACCGGACGGGCACCGGTGCTACTCACCGGCGACAACGCCCGCGCTGCCGTGCGCATCGCGAGCCAGGTGGGCGTGCACGATATCCGCGCCGGCCTGTTGCCCGAGGCCAAGGTCGCCGCCGTACATGAGCTGCAGGCCGACGGTACCCACCTGCTCGTTGTCGGGGACGGGATCAACGATGCCCCGGCCCTGGCCGCTGCGCACATCGGCATCGCGATGGGCAGGGTGGGATCCGATCTCGCCATCGAAGCCGCGGACGCGGTCGTTGTCCGCGATGATCTGACCACCATCCCAGCTGTCATCGAATTGTCCCGCCGTGCCCGTCGCTATGTCATCGCAAACCTCGTCATCGCGGGGTCAGTCATCACCGTGCTCGCCACCTGGGACATCATCGGTCATCTTCCGCTGCCGTTAGGCGTGGCCGGGCACGAGGGATCGACCATCATCGTGGGTCTCAATGGGCTACGTTTGCTGCGCCGAGACGCCTGGCCGGTGGGTCGGTCGGCGATGTGGCGAGCCCGCTTGAACGAGCGAAAAGGGCAAACCGGTGTCGATGGTGGGCAGCCCGCCCTGCGATCACGACGACACTGA
- a CDS encoding ArsR/SmtB family transcription factor, with protein sequence MHTSVPDFRMPNEEQVHLAAESFRLLADPTRIKILWALLQGESSVACLAELVGGAPTAVSQHLAKLRLAGLVRGRREGTFVYYSAANVHVGHLLDEALFHADHTDLDLPDHPSDDLSTHRPPSKPAVD encoded by the coding sequence ATGCACACGTCCGTGCCCGACTTCCGTATGCCGAACGAGGAGCAGGTCCACCTCGCGGCCGAGAGCTTCCGCCTACTGGCCGATCCGACCCGGATCAAGATTCTCTGGGCACTGCTTCAAGGCGAGTCCTCGGTCGCCTGTCTGGCGGAATTAGTCGGTGGCGCCCCGACCGCTGTCAGTCAGCACTTGGCGAAGTTGCGGCTGGCTGGGCTGGTGCGCGGCCGACGCGAGGGAACTTTTGTCTACTACTCTGCCGCGAACGTGCACGTTGGTCACCTGCTCGACGAGGCCCTGTTCCACGCCGACCACACCGACCTGGACCTACCCGATCATCCGAGCGACGACCTGTCTACGCACCGGCCGCCCAGCAAACCTGCCGTCGACTGA
- a CDS encoding metal ABC transporter substrate-binding protein — protein sequence MRTPLKVTALTATAVLASVGLGACGGDSDPGPTASPSKISVVAAFYPLQFVAQRVGGDAVTVTNLAKPGVEPHDMELVPEQVRQIVDANLVVYLRGFQPAVDEAVEQNAKDSSFDGLAIESLRDAPAGGEHEGEEHEGEEESKALNGKDPHIWLDPTRLATLGDKLADRLATLEPGRAADFRNGAAALRAELGKLDTEYTDSLGTCQRREIVTSHAAFGYLAGRYQLEQIPISGLSPEEEPSPQHMAEVAEQARARKVTTIFFETLVSPKVAETIAREVGAKAEVLDPIEGLTPGSSDDYLSVMRTNLGRLKAALGCG from the coding sequence ATGAGAACTCCCTTGAAGGTGACGGCATTGACGGCCACAGCCGTGCTGGCCTCGGTTGGGCTCGGCGCATGTGGTGGTGACAGTGACCCTGGCCCCACGGCGTCGCCGAGCAAGATTTCGGTGGTGGCGGCCTTCTATCCGCTGCAGTTCGTCGCGCAGAGGGTGGGCGGCGACGCGGTCACCGTGACCAACCTGGCCAAGCCAGGGGTCGAGCCGCACGACATGGAACTCGTTCCAGAGCAGGTCAGACAGATTGTGGATGCAAATCTGGTGGTCTACCTGCGTGGGTTCCAGCCTGCGGTCGACGAGGCTGTCGAGCAGAACGCCAAAGACTCCTCCTTCGACGGCCTCGCGATCGAGTCGCTGCGCGATGCCCCCGCCGGCGGGGAGCACGAGGGCGAGGAACATGAGGGCGAGGAGGAGAGCAAGGCGCTCAACGGAAAAGATCCGCACATCTGGCTGGACCCGACTCGGCTGGCGACACTCGGCGACAAGCTCGCCGATCGGCTCGCGACCTTGGAGCCCGGCCGGGCCGCCGACTTCCGGAACGGCGCGGCGGCCCTGCGCGCCGAGCTGGGCAAGCTCGACACCGAGTACACGGACAGCCTGGGGACCTGCCAGCGCAGGGAGATCGTTACCAGCCATGCCGCGTTCGGTTACCTCGCGGGCAGGTACCAGTTGGAGCAGATCCCAATTAGCGGCCTGTCCCCCGAGGAGGAGCCGTCGCCGCAACACATGGCCGAGGTCGCTGAGCAGGCCAGGGCACGCAAGGTGACCACGATCTTCTTCGAAACGTTGGTCAGCCCGAAGGTCGCCGAGACCATCGCGCGGGAGGTAGGGGCGAAAGCGGAGGTACTCGATCCGATCGAGGGCCTGACCCCCGGCTCCAGCGATGACTACCTGTCAGTGATGCGGACGAACCTGGGGCGGCTGAAGGCCGCGCTGGGCTGCGGGTAA
- a CDS encoding class I SAM-dependent methyltransferase, with protein sequence MNDPYQRSAEYIDILIAEAWGFFAPGLAEALRGLSGTTGVTVDLGAGSGRGVAVICAALPDDSPVLAVEPSPSLRAVLLARAHEDVRLRERVTVSPTDALGTPLPDHIRALVAMNMIGHLSPDDRQVLWGRAAPRLVPGGGVILNLSPPTSPTHIARSRMSSRKVGDLTYEGWASAEVVGDHQVRWHMTYLVQRDGQPVSELVVEYDWWVLDEAELGKELAEHGLTTRRTGPPDAGMYVATRN encoded by the coding sequence ATGAACGATCCGTACCAACGATCAGCCGAGTACATCGACATCCTCATCGCCGAGGCTTGGGGGTTCTTCGCCCCCGGGCTTGCCGAGGCCCTGCGTGGCCTCAGCGGCACGACGGGGGTCACTGTGGACCTGGGCGCCGGTTCGGGTCGCGGGGTCGCGGTGATCTGCGCCGCCCTGCCCGACGACTCGCCGGTTCTGGCGGTGGAGCCCTCACCATCCCTGCGCGCGGTACTGCTCGCACGGGCACACGAGGACGTACGCCTGCGCGAGCGGGTGACCGTCTCACCGACCGACGCGCTGGGCACTCCCCTCCCCGACCACATACGGGCGCTGGTAGCCATGAACATGATCGGGCACCTGTCACCGGACGATCGACAGGTGTTGTGGGGACGAGCGGCCCCCCGACTGGTCCCCGGGGGCGGCGTGATCCTCAATCTCTCCCCGCCGACGAGCCCGACTCACATCGCGAGGAGCCGAATGTCCAGCCGCAAGGTGGGCGACCTGACCTACGAGGGCTGGGCGAGCGCGGAGGTCGTGGGCGATCACCAGGTCAGGTGGCACATGACCTACCTCGTCCAACGGGACGGGCAGCCCGTGTCCGAACTCGTCGTGGAATACGACTGGTGGGTCCTGGACGAAGCGGAGCTGGGCAAGGAGCTTGCCGAGCACGGGCTGACCACGCGTCGTACGGGCCCTCCCGACGCCGGGATGTACGTCGCGACCCGGAACTAA